A genomic region of Salvelinus alpinus chromosome 12, SLU_Salpinus.1, whole genome shotgun sequence contains the following coding sequences:
- the zmynd10 gene encoding zinc finger MYND domain-containing protein 10 — protein METSVIFPGEAEGYVQNLETFSLRDIGSPRWFRQHEYIEKLNMQAILNASATQDEFVKELLVSLGKIPTLVHEMILVELWKQKVFPIFCQLQDFNPKSTFPLYMVIHHEATIINLLETIMFHKDSCEAADDSVLDLVDYCHRKLTLLASRASRDDTPTQDRLSHTESGDSSSIQDLQGQNAALEFEISLKALSVLRYITDHTDSISVINRMLCTHNLPCVLVQLVQHSPWSRYSAGAMEKYMNGKWQKVPSEDRLKMTKLDGQVWIALYNLVLKEDCQRKYDFNNFNKNQLLKLRGFLTEVLIDQLPNLVELQRFLSHLTVTDPAPPKKDLILEQIPEMWNNIMRDNTGKWKAIAKYQVKETFNPSEKDLRQQALRLAQTYNLDVMESLIPEKPKCGACGAEASKRCSRCQREWYCQRGCQVKHWSKHKVACQLMAEGTETLQKDLAVTPTEREADITDILD, from the exons ATGGAAACCTCTGTTATTTTTCCCGGAGAGGCAGAAGGATATGTCCAAAATCTGGAAACATTCTCACTCAGGGACATTGGCTCTCCAAG GTGGTTCAGACAACACGAGTACATAGAGAAACTCAACATGCAGGCGATATTGAACGCTTCAGCCACTCAGGACGAGTTCGTCAAGGAGCTCCTTGTGTCACTGGGAAAG ATTCCCACCCTGGTCCATGAGATGATTCTAGTAGAGCTTTGGAAACAGAAGGTGTTTCCTATTTTCTGTCAACTCCAAGACTTCAATCCGAAGAGCACCTTTCCTCTGTACATGGTG ATTCACCATGAGGCTACAATCATCAACCTGCTTGAGACAATTATGTTTCACAAG GACTCCTGTGAGGCAGCAGACGACTCAGTCCTGGACCTGGTGGACTACTGCCACCGCAAACTAACCCTTCTGGCCAGCAGAGCATCCAGGGATGACACCCCAACCCAAGACCGACTCAGTCACACAGAGAGTGGAGACTCATCCTCTATACAG GATTTGCAGGGTCAGAATGCAGCATTAGAGTTTGAAATTTCCCTCAAGGCTCTGTCTGTCCTGCGCTACATCACTGACCATACTGACAG tatCAGTGTGATCAATAGGATGCTGTGCACCCATAACCTGCCCTGCGTGCTGGTACAGCTGGTACAGCACAGTCCCTGGAGTCGCTATTCTGCAG GTGCGATGGAGAAGTACATGAATGGAAAATGGCAGAAAGTTCCATCTGAAGACCGTCTAAAGATGACTAAATTGGACGGCCAAGTCTGGATTGCTCTGTACAACCTGGTGCTGAAGGAAGACTGCCAAAGGAAATATGACTTCAATAACTTCAACAAGAACCAGCTCTTAAAG TTACGAGGTTTCCTGACGGAGGTGTTAATTGACCAGCTGCCCAACCTGGTGGAGCTCCAGCGCTTCCTCAGTCACCTCACTGTCACAGACCCTGCCCCTCCAAAGAAAGACCTCATCTTGGAAcag ATTCCAGAGATGTGGAACAACATTATGCGGGACAATACGGGGAAGTGGAAGGCCATTGCCAAGTACCAAGTGAAGGAAACGTTCAACCCCTCGGAGAAAGACCTGAGACAGCAAGCACTCAG ACTGGCCCAGACCTATAACCTGGATGTGATGGAGAGTTTGATCCCTGAGAAGCCCAAGTGTGGAGCCTGTGGGGCCGAGGCTTCTAAGAGATGCTCCCgctgccagagagaatggtactGCCAGAG GGGATGCCAGGTGAAGCATTGGTCCAAACACAAGGTTGCCTGCCAGCTGATGGCTGAAGGCACAGAGACGCTCCAGAAGGACCTGGCCGTAacgcctacagagagagaggcagacataaCTGACATATTGGACTGA